A single Lactuca sativa cultivar Salinas chromosome 8, Lsat_Salinas_v11, whole genome shotgun sequence DNA region contains:
- the LOC111904106 gene encoding uncharacterized protein LOC111904106, which yields MPRSFRTSTPLPIDSKIEKTAKKLRKQAKLRKRQPVSDTSSSSNPPVINIWEDIPLSSVSTSETESPSPSPQPSSSRNTTPPSSPTHYSPNTTSTKTSTTTHTMGDNHGRNPPPNPPPEQTLRQWARQEVTQQPLCITYPAATNLELKSGLIHLLPTFRVLENEHPHKFLTEFHVVYVGMKPHNVTEDQIKLRAFPFAVQDSAKDWLYYLPPGTVNTWVDLACLFLDKYVPEMKASTLRREIIGIKQHKREAFHTYWERFKKLCSRCPKHGISEYQILQYFIEGMTPWERRLLNASNGGSLTDKTPTEIWDLIKNKVEDSKHTSQDEDWYTDAPRGVKEVHTPQIEAQLSELTKVVMMLDKDKGVQSTPRPCGICTQVGHPTDMCPQLQEEEYEEANVIGGYFGHNQRTYDQPQGNQGWNNNQNMGYQQRPPPHYQVRPPFPQQNYQPRQLQPPPQQVGSSSMSLEDIVKSLATSTQSFQQETKASIKNLEQQMAQLAQLMSKMENQGKLPPQTEKNPKHSACAISLSSGKKYDGLKMPGEEEEELVIEELPKKDEKKEEMVEKKKSEEKEAKITPPPFPSRLSSNKKEREDSEIMAMFQKIEVNIPLLDAIK from the coding sequence atgcctagatcttTTCGTACAAGTACGCCACTGCCAATTGACTCGAAGATAGAGAAGACTGCAAAGAAGTTAAGGAAGCAAGCCAAGCTTCGTAAGAGGCAACCGGTTTCCGATACTTCTTCATCATCCAATCCCCCAGTTATTAACATTTGGGAGGATATTCCCCTCTCAAGTGTGTCCACATCCGAAACAGAAAGTCCATCACCTTCACCTCAACCATCCTCATCCAGAAATACCACCCCACCTTCTTCACCTACTCATTATAGCCCAAACACTACATCCACAAAAACTTCAACCACTACTCATACCATGGGAGACAACCATGGAAGGAATCCACCTCCAAATCCACCACCCGAACAAACCCTTCGCCAATGGGCGAGGCAAGAGgttactcaacaacctctttgcaTCACCTATCCAGCAGCCACAAACCTTGAATTGAAATCCGGTCTCATTCACTTACTCCCAACCTTTAGAGTCTTAGAAAATGAACATCCCCACAAGTTCCTCACGGAGTTCCATGTTGTGTATGTTGGCATGAAACCGCACAATGTCACTGAAGACCAAATCAAgcttagggcattcccctttgcAGTGCAAGACTCAGCAAAAGATTGGCTTTATTACCTTCCACCAGGGACAGTCAACACATGGGTAGATCTTGCATGCCTCTTCTTAGACAAATACGTCCCAGAAATGAAAGCCTCAACCCTAAGAAGAGAGATAATTGGGATCAAACAACACAAGAGAGAAGCCTTTCATACATATTGGGAGAGGTTCAAAAAGCTTTGTTCTCGTTGCCCAAAGCATGGTATTAGTGAGTATCAAATCCTTCAATACTTCATTGAAGGCATGACTCCTTGGGAAAGAAGACTTCTTAATGCTTCAAATGGAGGATCTTTGACTGACAAGACCCCAACAGAGATTTGGGATCTCATAAAAAACAAGGTGGAGGATTCAAAGCATACTAGTCAAGATGAAGATTGGTACACAGATGCACCTCGAGGTGTAAAAGAGGTGCACACTCCTCAAATTGAAGCTCAACTATCCGAGTTGACTAAGGTGGTAATGATGCTTGATAAGGACAAAGGTGTGCAATCCACACCTCGTCCCTGTGGCATTTGCACTCAAGTGGGACACCCGACTGATATGTGTCCTCAATtgcaagaagaagaatatgaagaagCAAATGTTATAGGAGGCTATTTCGGGCAtaatcaaagaacttatgatcagCCCCAAGGCAATCAAGGGTGGAACAACAACCAAAACATGGGTTATCAACAAAGACCCCCACCCCATTACCAAGTAAGGCCTCCATTCCCACAACAAAATTACCAACCGAGGCAACTACAACCTCCTCCTCAACAAGTCGGATCCTCAAGTATGTCCTTAGAAGACATAGTCAAAAGCCTTGCCACCAGCACCCAAAGTTTTCAGCAAGAGACCAAGGCAAGCATCAAGAATCTTGAGCAACAAATGGCACAACTTGCTCAATTGATGAGCAAAATGGAGAATCAAGGAAAGCTACCTCCTCAAACTGAAAAGAACCCAAAGCATAGTGCTTGTGCAATTAGCTTAAGCAGTGGAAAGAAATATGACGGCCTAAAGATGCCcggagaagaagaagaggagttgGTGATAGAAGAATTACCAAAGAAGgatgaaaagaaagaagaaatggTAGAGAAAAAGAAGTCGGAAGAGAAAGAAGCAAAGATCACACCACCACCTTTTCCATCAAGATTGAGCAGCAACAAAAAAGAAAGAGAAGATAGTGAAATCATGGCAATGTTCCAGAAAATTGAAGTCAACATCCCTCTCTTAGATGCGATCAAATAG